Part of the Pseudarthrobacter sp. NBSH8 genome is shown below.
CGGTGCACCACTGGACGAGTTCATCCACTTCGGCGGCGAGGCCGGGCACCAAGGCCGAGGGCGGACTGACTGTTTCATTCACGTGCTTGTACGCAACCTGGATGGGGACCTCGCCGTCGTACGGCTGCTGGCCGGTCAACATCTCAAAGAGCATGATGCCCACGGAGTAGATATCGCTCCGGGTATCAGCCTGTTTTCCGAGCACAAGCTCGGGCGAGAGGTAACCCACGGTACCGATGAGTGTCCCGGTGCTCGTGGACGTCGTCACCGCACGGGCCAGCCCGAAGTCGCCGATCTTGATCCGGCCGTCGTCCGCGATCAGGACGTTCTCCGGTTTCACATCCCGGTGGATCAGCCCCGCAGCGTGGGCCGCGCCGAGGCCTTGCACTACCGGATCAATCAGGGCGAGGGCCAGCCGGGGAGGCAGTGCACCTCTGGATCTGATGACGTCCCGGAGGGTGTGGCCCTTGATGTGTTCCATTACCAGATAGGCCGTCTGGCCGTCGTTGCCCTGGTCCAGGACTCCCACAACGTGGGCGTGGGACAGCTTCGCGGCGGCCTTCGCCTCGCGGCCCAGCCGGTCCAGGAACGTCTCGTCGGTGGCGAGGTGGGGATGGAGGACCTTCAGGGCAACATCGCGTTCCAGCCGGAGGTCCGTTGCCAGATATACCGTCGACATGCCGCCGCGCGCAAGTTTAGAGCGGACGGCGTAGCGGTTGTCCACCAGCGTTCCAACGAGAAGGTCTGACACTTGTTCCTGCACCCTACGATACTAATCCCGCATGGAAAAGGGTCCGAACCGACGTGCGGTCCGGACCCTTATCGTTATCCCCGGGCTGGCTTCAGCAAGCCCGCGGGGGAGCTGTTATGCGGTGGTTTAGCCGAAGTTCTTTTGGTGCGCCTTGATCGCAGCTACGTAGGCCTTGGTGTCGTCGTACATACCGTATTTGCTGACCGAGTACTGGCCCTGGTAGTACCCCGCTATGGCTGTGTCCTCGTCCTTGCTGGTGGCGATGAGGCGCTTGATGATCGCCACGCCGGCCGTTGCGTTGTCGTAGGGGTCCAGCAGGTTGAGCTTCCGCCCTACGAGGTCTGACGCCCACTGCCCGGAGGAGGGGATGACCTGCATGGTGCCGATCGCGTTGGCCGGTGACACCGCTCGCTGGTCAAAGCCGGACTCCTGTTGCGCGAAGGCCAGAGCCAGGGTGGGGTCTACCCCCAACTGGCGGGCCGTGTCGGCCACAATTGCGCGCATCTCAGCCCGGGACGGTACGGGAGAGGCGTTCAGCAAGGCCTTGTTTTCGTTGGCGGAGCTCACAACGGCCGCGGGGTAGGTGAAGCCCAGGAAGGAGCTCGCTACCAGTGGAGCGGCGGGGGCCGCGGGGGCAGCCGGGGTGGAGGAAGCGGGCTGGATGGAGGCGCCCGGAATGACCAGCTTGTTGCCGGGGTAGATGACAGTACTCATGCTCAGCTGGTTGGCCGCCAGGATGTCCGAGAGCTTGACGCCGTGCCGGGAGGCGATCGCTGACAGGGTGTCCCCGGCCTTGATCGTGTATGAACCGCCGGGAGCTGGTGCGGGAGCTGGTGCGACGGGAGCGGAAGTAGGCTGGACTGCTGCAGCCGGTGCTGCAGCAGCACCCGCGCCCACGTTGATCTTCTGGCCCGGGTAGATGATGGAGCGCATGTTCAGGCCGTTCCAGCTGAAAACATCGGA
Proteins encoded:
- a CDS encoding lytic transglycosylase domain-containing protein, with amino-acid sequence MTTSRSPKQPPRQSLPMIAVTTAALPAVVLSSLALAQPAAAEAPARAIPATLAAAMKAQAAETKVGLIPAASVSTTIPAAFQPMQPAAPAEYTIARGDTISGIAGKFGLDTYEVLKLNNLQTNTIIYPGQKIKLSGSGSPAAPAPAPAAPTAAAPANAGGSYTVKAGDTLGAIAARHNVSLSDVFSWNGLNMRSIIYPGQKINVGAGAAAAPAAAVQPTSAPVAPAPAPAPGGSYTIKAGDTLSAIASRHGVKLSDILAANQLSMSTVIYPGNKLVIPGASIQPASSTPAAPAAPAAPLVASSFLGFTYPAAVVSSANENKALLNASPVPSRAEMRAIVADTARQLGVDPTLALAFAQQESGFDQRAVSPANAIGTMQVIPSSGQWASDLVGRKLNLLDPYDNATAGVAIIKRLIATSKDEDTAIAGYYQGQYSVSKYGMYDDTKAYVAAIKAHQKNFG